A genomic region of Enterococcus sp. 12C11_DIV0727 contains the following coding sequences:
- a CDS encoding ABC transporter ATP-binding protein has protein sequence MEHVKKYKLEVSIALITVVVMVMSALWQPKLLQKVLEAIIKDDKSQMKELGLYLIGIAGLGLIAGVFNTIYSAKVAQGVSADIREATFRKIQTFSFGNIEEFSAGNLVVRLTNDVTQIQNVIMIALQSLFRIPILFIGSFILAMMTLPQLWWVIVLLVVAVFIITALSFSQMGKHFMIIQTLIDKVNGLAKENLLGIRVVKSFVQEKNELNRFTKVSEELTKHNLIVGTLFSVMIPSFMLAANLAVVGSIFLVSNLVKDDPTVIGSVASFMSYLMQIMMAIIIGGMMMMMTSRAAVSIKRIKEVMDTVPALTYKDVPEQELNGSVVFDHVSFRYPGDETDTLKDISFSIKPGEMIGIVGATGAGKSTLAQLIPRLFDPSEGSVKVGGVDLKDVNEHSLRKAVSFVLQKAILFSGTISQNLRQGKKDANEADMSRATEIAQAKEFIEKLSLQYEAPVAERSNNFSGGQKQRLSISRGVIGDPKILILDDSTSALDARSERLVREALDNDLKETTTIVIAQKISSVVHADRILVLDKGQLVGEGTHEELAKTNPIYQEIYETQKGKDENND, from the coding sequence ATGGAACATGTCAAAAAGTACAAGCTAGAAGTTTCCATAGCCTTGATTACTGTTGTTGTCATGGTCATGTCGGCTTTATGGCAGCCTAAACTATTACAAAAAGTGCTAGAAGCAATTATTAAAGATGATAAGAGTCAAATGAAAGAACTTGGATTGTATTTGATTGGGATCGCAGGCTTAGGCTTGATTGCCGGTGTCTTCAATACGATTTATTCTGCTAAAGTCGCACAAGGTGTGAGTGCAGATATTCGTGAAGCAACATTTCGCAAAATCCAAACATTTTCATTTGGAAATATTGAAGAATTTTCAGCAGGTAACTTAGTGGTTCGTCTGACCAATGATGTCACTCAAATTCAAAATGTGATCATGATCGCATTGCAGTCATTATTTAGAATCCCGATCCTATTTATCGGAAGTTTTATTTTAGCGATGATGACATTACCACAATTGTGGTGGGTGATCGTCTTGCTAGTTGTTGCGGTATTCATTATTACGGCTCTATCATTTTCGCAAATGGGCAAACATTTTATGATCATTCAAACATTGATCGATAAAGTCAATGGCTTAGCCAAAGAGAATCTTTTAGGGATTCGCGTGGTTAAATCTTTTGTCCAAGAAAAAAATGAATTAAATCGTTTCACTAAAGTCAGTGAAGAGTTGACGAAACATAATTTGATCGTAGGAACGCTCTTTTCTGTGATGATCCCATCATTTATGTTGGCAGCTAATCTAGCGGTTGTAGGATCGATTTTTCTTGTTAGTAACTTAGTTAAAGATGATCCGACTGTTATCGGCAGTGTTGCATCATTTATGAGCTATTTGATGCAAATCATGATGGCTATCATTATCGGTGGAATGATGATGATGATGACTTCTCGTGCAGCTGTTTCTATCAAACGAATCAAAGAGGTGATGGATACTGTTCCAGCACTGACTTACAAAGATGTACCCGAACAAGAGTTAAATGGCAGTGTTGTTTTTGACCATGTTAGTTTCCGCTATCCAGGAGATGAGACTGATACTTTGAAAGATATTTCATTTTCTATTAAACCTGGTGAGATGATTGGGATCGTAGGAGCTACAGGAGCTGGTAAATCCACGCTAGCACAACTGATTCCACGATTGTTCGATCCATCTGAAGGAAGTGTAAAAGTTGGTGGAGTTGATTTGAAGGATGTTAATGAACATAGCCTACGTAAAGCTGTGTCATTTGTTCTTCAAAAAGCGATTCTTTTCTCTGGTACAATTTCACAAAATCTACGCCAAGGGAAAAAAGATGCGAATGAAGCAGATATGAGCCGGGCAACTGAAATTGCTCAGGCTAAAGAATTTATCGAGAAATTATCCTTACAATATGAAGCGCCAGTAGCTGAAAGAAGTAACAACTTTTCTGGTGGACAAAAACAACGTCTATCCATTTCACGTGGTGTGATCGGTGATCCGAAAATTTTGATTCTTGATGACAGTACTAGTGCATTGGATGCTAGATCAGAGCGTTTAGTTAGAGAAGCGTTAGATAACGATCTAAAAGAAACAACGACGATCGTAATTGCACAAAAAATTTCTTCTGTTGTTCATGCTGACCGAATTTTGGTGTTAGACAAAGGGCAATTAGTGGGTGAGGGAACGCACGAGGAGTTAGCGAAAACAAACCCTATTTATCAAGAAATCTATGAAACACAAAAAGGAAAGGATGAAAATAATGACTGA
- a CDS encoding TIGR01212 family radical SAM protein (This family includes YhcC from E. coli K-12, an uncharacterized radical SAM protein.), with product MSDFDYTEDPNKRYHTWNYALRQQFGGKIFKVPLDGGFDCPNRDGTVAKGGCTFCSVSGSGDMIVAPQDPLPIQFQKEVHMMHKKWPQVDQYIVYFQNFTNTHAPVEVIRHRFEQVLNEKGVVGISIGTRPDCLPDDVVDYLAELNQRYYLWVELGLQTTYEHTSNTINRAHNYQTYLDGVAKLRKHQIRVCTHLINGLPGESLEMMRENVRRTILDSDIQGIKLHLLHLMTNTRMLRDYHEGRLQLMTRENYVNVICDQLEMIPPEIVIHRLTGDAPTDALVGPMWSLKKWEVLNAIDDEMKRRNSMQGIYNVRTAKEVLI from the coding sequence ATGTCTGATTTTGATTATACTGAAGATCCCAATAAACGTTATCACACGTGGAATTATGCTTTACGTCAACAGTTTGGCGGAAAGATTTTCAAGGTGCCTTTAGATGGTGGATTTGATTGCCCTAATCGTGATGGCACGGTGGCTAAGGGCGGTTGTACCTTTTGTAGTGTTTCTGGATCAGGAGATATGATCGTAGCACCCCAAGATCCCTTACCGATTCAATTTCAAAAAGAAGTGCATATGATGCATAAAAAATGGCCTCAGGTCGATCAATATATCGTTTATTTCCAAAATTTCACCAATACCCATGCACCTGTCGAAGTAATTCGGCATCGATTTGAGCAAGTGTTAAATGAAAAAGGTGTTGTCGGTATTTCTATCGGTACACGTCCAGACTGTTTACCAGATGATGTAGTTGACTATTTAGCTGAGCTAAATCAACGCTACTATTTATGGGTGGAGTTAGGTCTACAGACGACTTATGAGCATACCAGTAATACAATCAATAGAGCTCATAACTATCAAACCTATCTAGATGGTGTTGCGAAATTACGCAAACATCAGATTCGGGTCTGCACACACCTAATCAACGGATTACCCGGTGAAAGTTTAGAAATGATGCGTGAAAATGTCCGCCGAACGATTCTTGATTCGGATATTCAAGGAATTAAGTTGCATCTACTACATTTAATGACCAATACACGAATGTTACGTGATTACCATGAAGGTCGACTACAATTGATGACTCGAGAAAATTACGTCAATGTTATTTGTGATCAGTTGGAGATGATTCCGCCAGAGATCGTGATTCATCGACTGACCGGTGACGCTCCAACTGATGCTTTGGTTGGTCCCATGTGGAGCTTGAAAAAATGGGAAGTATTAAATGCGATCGATGATGAAATGAAACGACGCAATAGTATGCAAGGAATCTATAATGTCCGTACCGCTAAGGAGGTTCTTATCTGA
- a CDS encoding phosphatase PAP2 family protein has product MKNKLYYQFAGSCFLVVFMFLGYVVRFYPGWLKGFDQTITTLVRTPYPSANQFFIWYTKFADPLTVGILTFAIAFIFYRGKYYAEMFWLLINTALIAGVANPLIKLVFMRPRPTLDHLVTEHSYSFPSGHSTGSVLLYGTIILLLPQFIKQKNLCLFLQIILGFGILLIGISRIYAGVHFPSDVLGGFCFGLAWLLMTYPIYLEKRFVWRFKSKQQ; this is encoded by the coding sequence ATGAAAAATAAATTATACTATCAATTTGCAGGCAGCTGTTTTTTAGTTGTCTTTATGTTCCTAGGTTATGTCGTCCGTTTTTATCCTGGCTGGTTGAAAGGATTTGACCAAACCATCACCACTCTCGTACGGACTCCCTATCCTTCTGCCAATCAGTTTTTTATTTGGTATACAAAATTTGCGGATCCTTTGACTGTTGGAATTCTCACTTTTGCGATTGCTTTCATCTTCTATAGAGGAAAATACTATGCAGAAATGTTTTGGCTTTTGATCAATACAGCTTTGATTGCTGGTGTGGCGAATCCATTGATCAAGTTAGTATTTATGCGTCCGCGTCCAACCTTGGATCATTTGGTCACAGAACATAGTTACAGCTTTCCTAGCGGGCATTCTACGGGAAGTGTGTTATTATACGGAACGATTATTTTACTTTTACCGCAATTTATTAAACAAAAAAATCTTTGTTTATTTTTACAAATTATCTTAGGTTTTGGTATTTTGCTGATTGGTATCAGCCGCATTTATGCTGGAGTTCATTTCCCGAGTGACGTTTTAGGTGGCTTCTGTTTTGGTTTAGCTTGGCTATTGATGACCTATCCGATTTATTTAGAAAAACGCTTTGTCTGGCGTTTTAAAAGCAAACAACAATAG
- a CDS encoding class I SAM-dependent methyltransferase, protein MLQTAMRYSHTLLKEVIQAGDTVVDATMGNGNDTAFLAQLVGLNGSVYAFDVQEQALQNTEKKLVESGVREQVRLVHQGHETIATIIPKETTLRAAIFNLGYLPKSDKQIITKPDTTKQALGALLARLESKGRIVLVVYYGHTGGEAELAMVQNYCQQLPQEEYSVLTYQFINQKNNPPILFCIEKK, encoded by the coding sequence ATGTTACAGACTGCTATGCGTTATAGTCATACACTGTTAAAAGAAGTGATTCAAGCTGGTGATACGGTTGTAGATGCTACGATGGGCAATGGAAATGATACAGCTTTTCTGGCACAACTTGTCGGCTTGAATGGTTCAGTCTACGCTTTTGATGTCCAAGAACAAGCTCTGCAAAATACTGAGAAGAAACTTGTAGAATCAGGAGTAAGAGAGCAAGTACGTCTAGTCCATCAAGGTCATGAAACAATCGCAACGATTATCCCAAAAGAAACAACATTGCGAGCAGCTATTTTCAATCTAGGTTACCTGCCTAAAAGTGATAAGCAAATCATCACAAAACCAGATACAACGAAACAAGCTTTAGGTGCCCTTCTTGCTAGATTAGAATCTAAAGGACGGATCGTTTTGGTTGTTTATTATGGACATACTGGTGGTGAAGCTGAATTGGCTATGGTACAAAACTATTGTCAACAACTACCACAAGAAGAATACAGTGTACTGACTTATCAGTTTATTAATCAGAAGAATAACCCACCGATTTTGTTTTGTATTGAGAAAAAATAA
- a CDS encoding ABC transporter ATP-binding protein translates to MTDLIRASKFFFHYLKRYKLSFLFIFVTIVIATYLQVKAPQFIGEAIQELANYVGALMQGTDDKSKFIEIIWKLLIFYVLTSAASFIYSILFTQVVGKSTNRMRIGLFNKLEKLTIRFFDSHQDGEILSRFTSDLDNIQNSLNQALLQVLTNAALFVGILIMMFRQNVQLAWATIASTPVAILIAVVVISKARKYVDIQQDEVGKLNGYMDEKISGQRVIITNGLQEETIDGFLEHNETVRKATFKGQVYSGLLFPMMQGMSLVNTAIVIFFGGWLALNGDLEKTVALGLVVTFVQYSQQYYQPLMQISSGYSMIQLAITGARRLNEMFDEPDEVNPKDGKQIDGISESVSLNHVDFGYDPEVPILKDVSINVKKGEMVALVGPTGSGKTTIMNLLNRFYDVNSGSVTFDGTDIREIELSSLRSHVGIVLQDSVLFSGTIRANIAFGNPEASEDAIIAAAKQANIHEFIMELENGYDTEITEENNVFSTGQKQLISIARTIITNPSLLILDEATSNVDTVTEAKIQKAMDEAIKGRTSFVIAHRLKTILNADRIVVLRNGEVIEEGNHHELLEKDGFYSELYHNQFVFE, encoded by the coding sequence ATGACTGATTTAATAAGAGCAAGTAAATTCTTTTTTCATTATTTAAAACGTTATAAACTTTCCTTCTTGTTTATTTTTGTGACGATTGTTATTGCTACTTATTTACAAGTGAAAGCACCTCAATTTATTGGTGAAGCTATTCAAGAGTTAGCAAACTATGTCGGCGCTTTGATGCAAGGAACAGATGATAAAAGCAAATTTATTGAGATTATCTGGAAGTTGTTGATTTTTTATGTATTGACCAGTGCAGCAAGCTTTATTTATAGTATCTTGTTTACCCAAGTGGTTGGGAAATCAACAAATCGGATGCGAATTGGTCTATTTAATAAATTGGAAAAATTAACGATCCGTTTCTTTGATTCACATCAAGATGGTGAAATTTTGAGCCGATTTACAAGTGATTTGGATAATATCCAAAACAGTTTGAATCAAGCGTTACTCCAAGTATTGACGAATGCTGCATTATTTGTCGGAATCTTGATCATGATGTTCCGTCAAAATGTCCAGTTGGCTTGGGCAACGATCGCCTCAACTCCTGTAGCAATTTTGATTGCAGTCGTTGTGATCAGTAAAGCGCGGAAATATGTCGATATTCAGCAAGATGAAGTTGGTAAACTGAATGGCTATATGGATGAAAAAATTAGTGGTCAACGAGTGATTATTACCAATGGCCTGCAAGAAGAAACGATTGATGGTTTTTTAGAGCATAATGAAACAGTACGTAAAGCAACCTTTAAAGGGCAAGTTTATTCAGGGCTTTTATTTCCGATGATGCAAGGGATGTCGCTTGTTAACACAGCAATCGTGATTTTCTTTGGGGGTTGGTTAGCGTTGAATGGTGACTTAGAAAAGACTGTTGCATTAGGTTTAGTTGTAACTTTCGTTCAGTATTCACAACAATATTATCAACCGTTGATGCAGATTTCATCAGGCTACAGCATGATTCAATTAGCAATCACAGGTGCTCGCCGTTTGAATGAAATGTTCGATGAACCAGATGAAGTCAATCCAAAAGATGGCAAGCAAATTGATGGAATCAGCGAATCTGTTTCCTTGAATCATGTTGATTTTGGTTATGATCCAGAAGTGCCGATTTTAAAAGATGTTTCGATAAATGTTAAAAAAGGTGAGATGGTCGCTTTAGTTGGCCCAACAGGTTCAGGAAAAACGACGATCATGAACTTGCTTAATCGTTTTTATGATGTAAATAGTGGTTCAGTAACGTTTGATGGAACAGATATTCGAGAAATAGAATTAAGCAGTTTACGTTCGCATGTAGGTATCGTGTTGCAAGACTCTGTATTATTTTCTGGTACGATTCGTGCCAATATTGCATTTGGTAATCCAGAAGCGAGTGAGGATGCAATCATTGCTGCAGCCAAACAAGCGAATATCCATGAGTTTATCATGGAACTAGAAAATGGCTACGATACAGAAATCACTGAAGAAAATAATGTTTTTAGTACAGGTCAAAAGCAGTTGATCAGTATTGCTAGAACAATCATTACGAATCCTTCATTATTGATTTTAGATGAAGCGACAAGTAATGTAGATACAGTTACAGAAGCGAAGATCCAAAAAGCGATGGATGAAGCAATCAAAGGCCGAACTAGTTTTGTAATTGCCCACCGATTGAAGACGATTTTGAATGCCGATCGCATCGTTGTTCTAAGAAACGGTGAAGTGATTGAAGAAGGAAATCATCATGAACTATTGGAGAAAGATGGTTTTTATTCGGAGCTTTATCATAATCAGTTTGTATTTGAATAA